From Draconibacterium halophilum, one genomic window encodes:
- a CDS encoding aminopeptidase P family protein, whose protein sequence is MFDKNTYIDRRNKLKSKGLKGVGLILGNGESPMNCLDNTYHFRQDSSFLYFFGLDFPGLAGVIDFESGDEYIFGDDVVIDDIIWMGPQVPLKDNATKVGITQTAPFAKLFDIVKKAMNSGRNVHFLPPYRGENKILLEKLTGLSALAVQNHASLELIKAVISIREIKEAQEVEEIKNACATGYEMHVAAMRMAQPGTWEQKIAGTMEGISFAGGGMASFPIILSQNGETLHNHDHSQTLEKGRLMLCDAGAESLLHYASDFTRTTPVGGMFTSKQREIYEIVLAANNKATELTRPGITYLSVHLAAAEVIAAGLKKLGLMKGDVKEAVAAGAHALFFPHGLGHMMGLDVHDMEDLGQIYVGYDDEIRPADQFGAAALRLGKRLKPGFVITNEPGCYFIPALIDKWQAEGINKDFINFEKVNEYREFGGIRLEDDILVTETGSEIIGERVPIEPDEVEKIVQQE, encoded by the coding sequence ATGTTTGACAAAAATACTTATATCGATCGTAGAAATAAATTGAAGTCCAAAGGCTTAAAAGGAGTCGGACTAATACTTGGAAATGGCGAATCGCCAATGAATTGTCTTGATAATACATATCATTTTCGTCAGGATAGTTCTTTCCTTTATTTCTTTGGCCTTGATTTTCCAGGGCTGGCCGGAGTAATTGACTTTGAGAGCGGTGATGAATACATTTTTGGCGATGACGTGGTGATTGATGACATTATTTGGATGGGGCCACAGGTTCCTTTAAAAGATAACGCGACCAAAGTAGGAATTACCCAAACTGCGCCATTTGCAAAGCTTTTCGACATTGTAAAAAAAGCTATGAATTCTGGTCGGAATGTACATTTTCTTCCACCATATCGCGGAGAGAATAAAATTTTGCTGGAGAAATTAACAGGCCTTTCTGCGTTAGCCGTTCAAAATCATGCCTCGCTTGAGCTTATTAAAGCTGTTATTTCAATCCGGGAAATTAAGGAAGCACAAGAAGTAGAAGAGATTAAGAATGCCTGTGCAACGGGTTACGAAATGCATGTTGCTGCAATGCGGATGGCACAACCCGGAACGTGGGAGCAAAAGATTGCAGGAACGATGGAAGGCATTTCATTTGCCGGTGGTGGAATGGCTTCTTTCCCTATTATTCTATCGCAAAATGGCGAAACATTGCACAATCACGATCATTCGCAAACACTTGAAAAAGGCAGATTGATGTTATGCGATGCCGGTGCCGAATCACTACTTCATTACGCATCTGATTTTACGCGTACTACTCCGGTAGGTGGCATGTTCACTAGCAAACAGCGCGAAATATATGAAATCGTACTTGCTGCCAATAATAAGGCGACAGAACTTACCAGGCCTGGTATTACGTATTTATCGGTTCATTTAGCTGCCGCTGAAGTAATTGCTGCCGGGTTAAAAAAACTGGGACTAATGAAAGGTGATGTTAAAGAAGCGGTTGCAGCAGGTGCACATGCCCTGTTTTTTCCTCATGGTTTGGGGCATATGATGGGACTGGATGTTCACGACATGGAAGATCTGGGCCAGATTTATGTGGGCTATGATGATGAGATACGGCCGGCAGACCAGTTTGGAGCCGCTGCTTTACGATTGGGAAAACGCCTAAAACCTGGTTTTGTAATTACAAACGAACCCGGATGTTATTTTATTCCGGCACTGATAGATAAATGGCAGGCTGAAGGCATAAACAAAGATTTTATAAACTTCGAAAAAGTGAATGAATACCGCGAATTTGGCGGAATCCGACTCGAAGATGATATACTGGTTACCGAAACAGGTAGTGAAATAATAGGGGAGCGGGTTCCTATTGAACCTGATGAAGTTGAAAAGATTGTACAGCAAGAATAA
- the gyrA gene encoding DNA gyrase subunit A, whose product MTEGEKIIKINIEEQMKSAYIDYSMSVIVSRALPDVRDGFKPVHRRVLFGMHELGIFSNRSYKKSARIVGEVLGKYHPHGDSSVYFTMVRMAQHWSLRYPMVDGQGNFGSVDGDSPAAMRYTEARMSKISEETLADLDKNTVDFQPNFDESLSEPSVLPTKIPQLLVNGASGIAVGMATNMAPHNLSDVVDATIAYVDNTDIEMDELIQIVKAPDFPTGGIIYGYQGVVDAYETGRGRIVIRAKAHIENEGGREKIVVTEIPYMVNRAEMIQKTADLVNEKKIEGISNVNDESDRDGMRVVYDLKRDAMSNVVLNKLYKYTQLQTSFSVNSIALVHGRPKILNLKDLIKYFIEHRHEVVVRRTKYELEQAEKRAHILEGLIIASDNIDEVIAIIRGSSTPEEARNKLIERFELSDIQARAIVEMRLRQLTGLEQDKLRKEYDEIMAQIEHYKAILADVNLRKEIIKEELQEVKNKYGDERRTEIVPNAEEFNPEDFYADDEMVITISHLGYIKRTPLTDFRTQGRGGIGSKGSTTRDEDFLEHIIIASMHNTLLLFTEKGKCFWLKVYEIPEGTRASKGRAIQNMLNIEPDDQVLAFIKVKTLADEEFINNNYIILATKKGIIKKTTLEAYSRPRQNGVNAITIKDGDQLLEARLTNGSSEVMIAVRSGKAIRFNESIVRPIGRTASGVRGIKLGHENDEVIGMVCVMDENEDILVVAEKGYGKRSKIDDYRVTNRGGKGVKTMNVTEKTGELVAIKSVSDDNDLMIITQKGITIRLAVNTISILGRATQGVRVINLRDDDSIASVARIAVVEETAEDITEVDTEDIDTEENNLEQE is encoded by the coding sequence ATGACAGAAGGTGAAAAGATTATCAAAATAAACATTGAGGAGCAGATGAAATCTGCCTATATTGATTATTCAATGTCGGTAATTGTTTCGCGTGCACTACCAGATGTACGCGATGGTTTTAAACCGGTACACCGCCGGGTTTTATTTGGTATGCACGAATTAGGCATATTTTCTAATCGTTCATATAAAAAGTCGGCAAGAATTGTTGGTGAGGTACTTGGTAAGTATCACCCGCATGGCGACTCTTCAGTTTATTTTACCATGGTGCGTATGGCTCAACATTGGTCGTTACGTTACCCGATGGTCGATGGTCAGGGGAACTTTGGTTCTGTTGATGGCGACAGTCCGGCAGCAATGCGTTATACCGAGGCTCGAATGTCGAAGATCTCGGAAGAAACACTGGCCGATTTGGATAAAAATACTGTTGATTTTCAGCCCAATTTTGATGAATCGTTAAGTGAACCTAGTGTATTGCCAACAAAAATACCACAGCTACTTGTTAACGGAGCTTCGGGTATTGCAGTTGGTATGGCAACAAACATGGCGCCACACAACCTCAGCGATGTTGTTGATGCTACAATTGCGTACGTTGATAACACTGATATTGAGATGGATGAGCTTATCCAGATCGTAAAAGCGCCTGACTTTCCAACGGGAGGTATAATCTATGGTTACCAGGGTGTGGTAGATGCGTATGAAACCGGTAGGGGACGTATCGTCATCAGAGCTAAAGCCCATATTGAAAATGAAGGTGGTCGTGAGAAAATTGTTGTTACCGAAATTCCATACATGGTTAACCGTGCAGAAATGATTCAGAAAACTGCCGATCTGGTTAACGAAAAGAAAATTGAAGGAATTTCGAATGTAAACGATGAGTCGGACCGCGATGGAATGCGTGTTGTTTATGATTTAAAACGCGATGCAATGAGCAACGTTGTTTTAAATAAATTATATAAATATACACAGCTGCAAACGTCGTTTAGTGTTAACAGTATTGCGTTGGTACACGGTCGTCCCAAGATCCTAAACCTTAAGGATCTGATTAAATACTTCATTGAGCACCGCCACGAGGTTGTTGTACGCCGTACGAAATACGAACTGGAGCAAGCTGAAAAACGGGCTCATATTCTGGAAGGATTAATAATTGCCAGCGATAATATTGATGAAGTAATTGCGATTATCCGCGGTTCGTCAACACCTGAAGAAGCACGAAACAAATTAATCGAACGATTTGAATTGAGCGATATTCAAGCGCGTGCAATTGTCGAAATGCGTTTGCGTCAGTTAACCGGTCTGGAACAAGACAAACTTCGTAAAGAATACGATGAGATTATGGCGCAAATAGAACATTATAAAGCAATTCTTGCCGACGTTAATTTGCGGAAGGAAATTATAAAAGAAGAATTACAGGAGGTTAAAAATAAATACGGAGACGAACGTCGTACGGAAATTGTTCCTAACGCCGAAGAATTCAATCCTGAAGATTTTTATGCCGATGACGAAATGGTAATTACCATTTCGCATTTGGGCTATATAAAACGTACACCACTAACTGATTTCAGAACGCAGGGAAGGGGAGGTATAGGATCGAAAGGAAGCACCACCCGTGATGAAGACTTCCTGGAACATATTATAATTGCCTCGATGCATAACACTCTTTTGTTGTTTACTGAAAAAGGAAAATGTTTCTGGCTGAAAGTTTATGAAATTCCTGAGGGAACAAGAGCTTCAAAGGGTCGGGCAATTCAAAATATGCTGAATATAGAACCTGATGATCAGGTACTGGCATTCATAAAAGTGAAGACACTTGCCGATGAAGAATTCATCAATAATAATTACATTATTCTTGCTACCAAAAAAGGTATCATCAAAAAAACAACATTAGAAGCTTACTCACGTCCACGCCAAAATGGTGTGAATGCAATCACCATTAAAGATGGCGATCAATTACTGGAAGCACGTCTTACGAATGGCAGTAGCGAAGTTATGATTGCTGTGCGTTCCGGAAAGGCAATTCGTTTTAACGAAAGTATTGTTCGCCCGATCGGAAGAACAGCTTCCGGAGTGCGGGGTATAAAGCTTGGTCACGAGAATGACGAAGTTATTGGTATGGTTTGTGTAATGGATGAGAATGAAGATATCCTGGTAGTTGCAGAAAAAGGATATGGAAAACGTTCTAAAATTGATGATTACCGTGTTACCAACCGAGGTGGAAAAGGTGTAAAAACCATGAATGTAACTGAAAAAACAGGAGAATTGGTTGCAATCAAAAGTGTTTCTGACGATAATGATCTAATGATTATTACTCAGAAAGGAATTACCATTCGTCTGGCAGTTAATACCATTTCTATTCTCGGAAGAGCAACTCAGGGAGTGCGTGTAATTAATTTGAGAGATGATGACAGTATTGCTTCAGTAGCCCGAATAGCAGTGGTAGAGGAAACTGCCGAAGATATTACTGAAGTTGACACTGAAGATATTGATACTGAAGAAAATAACTTAGAACAAGAATAA
- a CDS encoding FISUMP domain-containing protein, with product MAEFDVGLAQLQEVCNYFVEAEYPYFEELREAFKLLRTTGCRLQEIFEIERWTIVSGYEVSVQPQKGNQVRYITLSSEFASFLAAIENQYKPFLGRTSGQLEYLFNKINPFGGLFSGDRSIISYIYRYCFIRELNADGLTNAQIASIMGHNSETVVNNYLNAEVTSTIEITQPLPDPPIIDGITYPIISIGSQVFTTEPIKWVDSGGDSYDPGGIPGNNVLFGSLYYEAALQRLIPLIPTGWKLPSISDINEMKTFLGSDFDNSLNFLSDDPTFWSSVSTPRNSTGLSLRGGGYRAYNTSFRYLQRSEFWLEDTPDVNRRAVMEFRNYIYIPDIIASIPSDRWAFTVILIAVV from the coding sequence ATGGCAGAATTTGACGTCGGTTTAGCTCAATTACAGGAAGTTTGCAATTATTTCGTTGAGGCGGAATATCCATATTTTGAGGAACTTAGAGAAGCATTCAAGTTACTTAGAACAACAGGTTGCAGACTTCAGGAAATATTTGAAATTGAAAGATGGACAATTGTGTCAGGTTATGAAGTTTCGGTACAACCGCAAAAAGGTAACCAGGTCAGATACATAACTCTAAGCAGCGAATTTGCTTCATTTCTTGCAGCAATCGAAAACCAATACAAACCCTTTTTAGGCCGAACATCCGGTCAGCTCGAATATTTGTTTAATAAAATCAATCCTTTCGGTGGTTTATTCTCCGGTGATCGTTCAATTATCAGTTACATTTATCGCTACTGTTTTATCCGTGAACTTAACGCCGATGGCCTAACAAATGCTCAAATTGCTTCAATAATGGGCCACAATTCCGAAACCGTTGTTAATAACTATTTGAATGCTGAAGTAACAAGTACAATCGAAATTACTCAACCTCTTCCTGATCCGCCTATTATTGATGGTATTACATATCCTATTATTTCTATTGGTTCGCAAGTTTTTACAACTGAACCTATTAAATGGGTAGACTCTGGCGGTGATTCTTATGATCCGGGAGGTATCCCCGGTAATAATGTATTATTTGGAAGCCTTTATTATGAAGCCGCTTTGCAGCGTTTAATTCCATTAATTCCTACTGGTTGGAAATTGCCTTCTATTTCAGATATTAATGAAATGAAAACTTTTTTAGGTTCTGATTTTGACAACTCGCTTAACTTTCTTTCCGATGATCCTACTTTTTGGTCCAGTGTTTCCACTCCTCGCAATAGTACAGGTTTAAGTTTGCGTGGTGGTGGTTATCGTGCTTATAATACATCTTTTCGATATTTACAACGTTCTGAGTTTTGGTTAGAAGATACCCCCGATGTAAACCGGCGTGCAGTCATGGAGTTTAGAAATTACATTTATATCCCGGATATTATAGCTTCAATTCCTTCGGATCGTTGGGCTTTTACAGTAATTTTAATTGCTGTTGTTTAA
- a CDS encoding arsenate reductase/protein-tyrosine-phosphatase family protein — MLFLSTRNSCRSQMAEAILRNHDDNLRIYSAGIEPVDHVSSIAIEVLKEVGINVEQSVPHSYSEYSDMEFDYLITVGEGTTEELKIPKVNYKRKLHLGFKSPYKGAKSQEEIKERCCAVRDELLSEMDYFYHRILKKRHP, encoded by the coding sequence ATTTTATTTTTAAGCACCCGAAACTCATGTAGAAGCCAAATGGCCGAAGCCATACTCCGCAATCATGACGATAATCTCCGCATCTACTCTGCCGGAATAGAACCCGTAGATCATGTGAGCTCAATCGCAATTGAAGTATTGAAAGAAGTGGGGATAAATGTAGAACAAAGTGTGCCGCACAGCTATTCAGAATATTCTGACATGGAATTTGATTACCTGATTACGGTAGGCGAAGGAACAACCGAAGAACTAAAAATTCCGAAAGTAAATTACAAGAGAAAGTTGCATTTGGGCTTTAAAAGTCCGTATAAAGGTGCCAAATCGCAGGAAGAAATTAAAGAAAGATGCTGTGCAGTGCGAGATGAATTACTATCGGAAATGGATTATTTTTATCATCGAATATTAAAAAAAAGGCATCCATAA
- a CDS encoding tetratricopeptide repeat protein produces the protein MKKTIILLVLVFSVSVAFAQKGKVTSAQNLKESGKLDKALESLDEALDTSDDKAVKKTIPWPKTWEVRGEIYQAIFASQDKNMKALSDDPLTVALESYKKALELDEKDKFSKSVKIKLTLLTNDLTNQAVEAFNNDDYELALKSFEQILEIQDIPVVKEDSPNAVDTVIIFNAGLAAFNAQNYEKAVEYYGEAAKHGYNGARTYSLISESYIQMQDTVNALKAVQDGFEKYPDDNNVLTSMIDLYMKIGKNEEALKYLDMAIEQDPNNVTYYFAKGALYEKFGDEEKAVEAYQKASEIDPTFFNAYYNLGALYYNKGVKQIEVATAIPPSENEKYEAELKKADVWFQKALPYMEKCRELNPEDEMTLESLKNLYYRMKNMEKYNEILELLGQ, from the coding sequence ATGAAAAAAACTATTATTCTTCTAGTCCTGGTATTTTCTGTTTCTGTAGCTTTTGCTCAGAAAGGTAAAGTAACCAGTGCTCAGAATCTTAAAGAAAGCGGCAAACTAGATAAAGCGTTGGAGTCCCTTGATGAAGCACTTGATACTTCTGACGATAAAGCAGTGAAGAAAACTATTCCTTGGCCAAAAACCTGGGAAGTTAGAGGAGAAATCTATCAGGCAATTTTTGCAAGCCAGGATAAAAACATGAAAGCTTTAAGTGATGATCCGCTTACTGTTGCTTTAGAATCATACAAAAAAGCACTTGAATTAGACGAAAAAGATAAATTCTCAAAAAGTGTAAAAATTAAATTAACGCTGTTAACCAACGATTTAACAAACCAGGCAGTTGAAGCGTTTAATAACGACGATTACGAATTAGCATTAAAATCTTTCGAGCAAATCCTTGAAATTCAAGATATTCCTGTTGTGAAAGAAGATAGTCCAAATGCTGTTGATACCGTAATTATATTCAACGCAGGTCTTGCTGCATTCAATGCTCAGAATTATGAAAAAGCAGTTGAGTATTATGGAGAAGCAGCAAAACACGGATACAACGGTGCAAGAACTTATTCATTAATTTCTGAATCGTATATTCAAATGCAGGATACTGTAAATGCGTTAAAAGCAGTTCAGGATGGTTTTGAAAAATACCCTGATGATAATAACGTGTTGACAAGTATGATTGACCTGTACATGAAAATTGGTAAAAATGAAGAAGCGTTGAAATACCTGGATATGGCAATTGAGCAAGATCCTAACAATGTAACGTATTATTTTGCCAAAGGTGCTTTATATGAAAAATTTGGTGATGAAGAAAAGGCTGTTGAGGCTTATCAAAAAGCGTCTGAGATCGATCCAACTTTTTTTAATGCATACTATAACCTTGGGGCATTGTACTACAATAAAGGAGTAAAACAAATCGAGGTTGCAACTGCAATTCCACCAAGCGAAAACGAAAAATACGAAGCTGAATTAAAAAAAGCTGATGTATGGTTTCAGAAAGCACTTCCATACATGGAAAAGTGCCGGGAGTTGAATCCTGAAGACGAAATGACACTTGAGTCACTTAAAAACTTGTATTACCGTATGAAGAACATGGAAAAGTACAATGAGATTCTTGAACTATTAGGACAATAA
- a CDS encoding DUF349 domain-containing protein: protein MEPKDLKNSEELKRTENTDLENSEVKSTSEEAAKPDELNTVEDEKSVEPTEDTTAEESTAEPETAKVEETAKEEPKAEVAEEPKSDSESEINSKEENTTDSTEDSNDAAAEQKTEEAPREPESKESENEQKSTESTAEKAKPVKEEKPKKREPVDYSNYSQVELVNALRDILEEERDIKVRDEIEAIKAIFYKNLNENIEADKKKFIADGGAEEDFKTEDDPYEKDIKDLLKKYRYIRIEHNKKLESEKEENLEKKYEVIEKIKGLINNEESINKTFNDFRDLQREWREIGLVPQSKMKNLWDTYHFHVENFYDYIKINRELRDLDLKKNLEAKIKLCESAEELLVEEPSILKAFNTLQKYHEQWREIGPVPREQKDDIWERFKAATTKINKKHQEFFENRKVDQKKNLEAKTALCEKAEEITQGEISNHREWDERSKQLIELQKVWRTIGFAPRKDNNKIYERFRTACDAFFNAKRAFYAKNKEEQQNNLQLKTDLCVQAESLKDSDDWKKTTQDFINIQKKWKEIGPVPRKHSDALWKRFRAACDFFFDKKSEHFSDVDTEQDDNLKLKEDLIKEVENFKPVEKVDKNLESLKAFQRRWTEIGHVPFKKKDEIKVQFRDAINKLFDDLNLDDERRNLLKFRNKMSSFSESMRGQNKMRMERDKYMSKMKQLENDLVLLDNNVGFFAKSKNAESLIADVKKKIEVTKQKIELLKDKIRVIDEMDND, encoded by the coding sequence ATGGAACCTAAAGATCTAAAAAACTCGGAAGAGTTAAAGCGTACGGAGAATACTGACCTTGAGAACTCTGAAGTTAAATCAACTTCGGAAGAAGCTGCAAAACCGGATGAATTGAACACGGTGGAGGATGAAAAAAGTGTTGAGCCAACAGAGGATACAACAGCAGAAGAATCCACTGCAGAACCTGAAACTGCAAAAGTTGAAGAAACTGCGAAAGAAGAGCCTAAGGCTGAAGTTGCAGAAGAACCAAAAAGTGATTCAGAGTCCGAAATAAATTCAAAAGAAGAAAATACAACTGATTCAACTGAAGATTCAAACGATGCTGCTGCTGAACAAAAAACAGAAGAAGCACCAAGGGAACCGGAAAGTAAGGAATCAGAAAATGAGCAAAAATCAACGGAAAGTACAGCCGAAAAAGCAAAACCTGTAAAAGAAGAAAAACCGAAAAAAAGAGAACCGGTTGATTACTCCAATTATTCTCAGGTTGAACTTGTTAATGCGCTCCGCGACATACTTGAAGAGGAACGTGATATAAAGGTTAGAGATGAAATTGAAGCCATTAAAGCGATATTTTATAAGAATCTGAACGAGAACATAGAGGCTGATAAAAAGAAATTTATTGCCGATGGTGGTGCAGAAGAGGATTTCAAAACCGAAGATGATCCCTATGAAAAGGATATTAAGGATCTGCTAAAAAAATACCGATACATTCGTATCGAGCACAATAAAAAGTTGGAATCTGAAAAAGAAGAAAATTTAGAGAAAAAATACGAAGTAATTGAAAAGATAAAAGGTTTGATCAATAACGAAGAATCGATCAATAAGACCTTTAATGATTTTCGTGATCTCCAAAGAGAGTGGCGGGAGATAGGTTTGGTTCCACAATCAAAAATGAAAAATCTTTGGGATACTTATCATTTTCATGTTGAGAACTTCTACGATTACATTAAAATTAATCGCGAGCTACGCGACCTGGATCTGAAAAAAAACCTCGAAGCGAAAATCAAACTTTGCGAAAGTGCAGAGGAATTGCTGGTTGAAGAGCCATCAATCCTAAAAGCATTTAATACCCTTCAGAAATACCACGAACAGTGGCGCGAAATAGGCCCTGTTCCGCGTGAACAAAAAGACGATATTTGGGAACGTTTTAAGGCAGCAACAACCAAAATAAACAAAAAGCACCAAGAATTTTTTGAGAATAGAAAAGTTGATCAGAAGAAAAATCTGGAAGCTAAAACAGCATTGTGCGAAAAAGCTGAAGAGATTACTCAGGGAGAAATTTCGAACCACAGAGAGTGGGACGAAAGATCTAAACAACTCATTGAATTACAAAAGGTTTGGCGGACAATTGGTTTTGCACCAAGAAAGGATAATAACAAGATTTATGAACGTTTCCGAACAGCCTGCGATGCGTTTTTTAATGCTAAGCGCGCATTTTATGCCAAAAACAAGGAAGAGCAACAAAATAATCTGCAGTTAAAAACTGATCTGTGTGTTCAGGCAGAGTCGCTGAAAGACAGTGATGATTGGAAAAAAACAACACAAGACTTTATTAATATCCAGAAAAAATGGAAAGAAATTGGTCCGGTGCCGCGGAAACATTCTGATGCTTTATGGAAACGTTTTAGGGCGGCCTGCGACTTTTTCTTTGATAAAAAATCAGAGCATTTTTCTGATGTAGATACCGAGCAGGATGATAATTTGAAGCTAAAAGAAGACCTTATAAAAGAGGTTGAAAACTTTAAACCGGTTGAAAAGGTTGACAAAAACCTGGAATCATTAAAAGCTTTTCAGCGCAGATGGACTGAAATTGGACATGTACCTTTTAAAAAGAAAGATGAGATTAAAGTACAGTTTAGAGATGCCATTAATAAACTGTTTGACGACCTTAACCTGGATGATGAAAGACGTAACTTATTAAAATTCAGAAATAAAATGTCGTCGTTCTCTGAATCGATGCGTGGACAAAATAAAATGCGCATGGAACGCGATAAGTACATGAGCAAAATGAAACAACTGGAAAATGATTTAGTGTTGCTGGACAACAACGTAGGATTCTTTGCCAAATCTAAAAATGCGGAATCGTTAATTGCAGATGTCAAAAAGAAAATTGAAGTAACGAAGCAAAAAATTGAACTGCTGAAAGACAAGATTCGTGTTATTGACGAAATGGATAATGATTAA
- a CDS encoding rolling circle replication-associated protein — MPDYIAIPCYSLSPKSITLFEEVTRADGTHFYSSGWENLRDNKNYFGELSEHSRKRLKRTIDFMLYLTKERSIIGKRTISKTQNFTTNYEKGTKYSKSVKSKLTFITLTLPAKQEHSDNEIKKRCLNPFLNDLRRKFNVELYIWKAEKQENGNIHFHILTNQYLKWQKVRESWNQKVQILGYVTRYQKNMQIFFKDGFRMSENPKDKRSRAAQFKAFEKGKAENWQNPNSTDIHALYKVKNTAAYLAKYIAKGVTKTDISQKIKTLKIQKDEHKKKIIEIEATLFYYDEKNPKNQQLSAELRERVQQLEDIENALAALSKHGITGRIWGCSSKLSKCKNFTAVENWKDIPSIDEVAKKTTWKFEQKVGSKTITTFGLNMNDFPKLKANLDFHLQNSLNPNSLFNVQNI; from the coding sequence ATGCCTGATTATATCGCAATTCCTTGCTATTCCTTAAGTCCGAAGTCAATCACTTTATTCGAGGAAGTGACCCGCGCCGATGGAACACATTTTTATTCAAGTGGATGGGAAAACCTGCGCGACAATAAAAATTACTTTGGCGAACTTTCGGAACACTCCCGGAAGCGATTAAAACGCACGATCGATTTTATGTTGTACCTCACAAAAGAACGATCGATAATTGGAAAACGAACTATTTCAAAAACTCAAAATTTCACAACCAACTATGAAAAAGGTACCAAATATTCGAAGTCCGTAAAATCAAAACTCACATTTATCACGCTCACACTTCCAGCAAAACAGGAACATTCCGATAATGAGATCAAAAAAAGATGTTTAAACCCTTTTTTAAATGATTTGCGCCGAAAGTTCAATGTAGAATTGTACATATGGAAAGCCGAAAAGCAAGAAAACGGCAACATTCATTTTCACATTCTAACAAATCAATATCTGAAATGGCAGAAAGTCCGGGAAAGCTGGAACCAAAAAGTTCAAATTCTTGGATATGTCACCAGGTACCAAAAAAACATGCAGATATTTTTTAAAGATGGTTTTCGCATGTCCGAAAATCCAAAAGACAAACGCAGCCGTGCAGCTCAGTTCAAAGCATTCGAAAAAGGAAAAGCCGAAAATTGGCAAAATCCAAACTCAACTGATATTCACGCACTTTACAAAGTCAAAAATACAGCTGCATACCTTGCAAAGTACATTGCAAAAGGAGTTACAAAAACCGATATCTCTCAGAAAATCAAAACCTTAAAAATTCAAAAAGATGAGCACAAGAAGAAAATTATTGAAATCGAGGCGACGCTTTTTTATTACGATGAGAAAAACCCGAAAAATCAGCAACTTTCTGCGGAATTACGAGAACGAGTTCAACAGCTTGAAGATATTGAAAACGCATTGGCCGCTTTATCAAAGCACGGCATAACAGGCCGGATTTGGGGTTGTAGCTCTAAACTTTCAAAGTGTAAAAACTTTACGGCCGTAGAAAATTGGAAAGATATCCCGAGCATTGATGAAGTTGCGAAAAAAACAACTTGGAAGTTTGAACAGAAAGTTGGCTCGAAAACAATCACAACTTTTGGCCTCAACATGAATGATTTCCCAAAACTTAAGGCAAATCTCGATTTTCATTTGCAAAATTCTCTAAACCCAAATTCATTATTTAATGTGCAGAATATTTAA
- a CDS encoding DUF6266 family protein: MAKVANVLIGKSSGSVGGTTFSSWKGINVLKAKPTVVANPQTDKQKAQRAAFSFMVGLYRTLVAVIVIGFKELAVKKSQFNAFQSANLKAAFDLSAPPAATLLPAEVSISKGTIADTPIDTVVASEAANTVVFNYADTANDPGQSAGDKPLMVVFNETKEEWTCKVGAATRGDGTDSLPMLEGWEEADVLHCYLGFSSVDGDTASDSQYKAGAIVA, encoded by the coding sequence ATGGCTAAAGTTGCTAACGTACTCATTGGTAAAAGTTCTGGATCAGTTGGAGGAACTACCTTTTCAAGTTGGAAAGGAATCAATGTTTTAAAAGCTAAACCAACTGTTGTAGCTAACCCGCAAACCGACAAACAGAAAGCGCAGCGAGCTGCATTCTCTTTCATGGTTGGTTTGTATCGCACCTTAGTTGCTGTTATTGTAATTGGATTCAAAGAATTAGCGGTTAAAAAATCGCAGTTCAATGCTTTCCAAAGTGCAAACTTAAAAGCAGCATTCGACTTATCAGCACCACCCGCAGCCACTTTGTTGCCTGCTGAAGTTAGTATCTCAAAAGGAACCATTGCGGACACTCCTATCGATACGGTTGTAGCTTCAGAAGCGGCAAACACTGTGGTTTTTAATTACGCTGATACGGCAAACGATCCCGGTCAATCCGCTGGTGACAAACCCCTGATGGTAGTTTTCAACGAAACAAAGGAAGAATGGACTTGTAAAGTTGGAGCTGCTACCCGAGGCGATGGAACCGATTCTTTGCCAATGCTCGAAGGTTGGGAAGAAGCTGATGTTTTGCATTGCTATCTTGGTTTTTCAAGTGTTGATGGCGACACCGCCAGCGATAGCCAATACAAAGCCGGTGCCATTGTAGCATAA